In Acinonyx jubatus isolate Ajub_Pintada_27869175 chromosome B3, VMU_Ajub_asm_v1.0, whole genome shotgun sequence, a genomic segment contains:
- the LOC106971386 gene encoding olfactory receptor 10G3, protein MERVNSTSLTEFILTGIPYPLRLRTFLFVFFLLIYILTQLGNLLILVTVWVDPQLHARPMYIFLGVLSVIDMGISTIIVPRLMMNFTLGIKPIPFGGCVAQLYFYHFLGSTQCFLYTLMAYDRYLAICQPLRYHILMNAKLSTLLVTGAWVAGSIHGALQAILTFRLPYCGPNQVDYFFCDIPAVLRLACTDTTVNEQVTFVDIGVVVATCFSLILLSYVQITQAILRIRTTDGRRRAFSTCGAHVTMVTVYYVPCAFIYLRPETNSPLDGAAALFPTAITPFLNPLIYTLRNQEVKLALKRMIGGPGTKSEV, encoded by the coding sequence ATGGAAAGAGTCAACAGCACATCGTTGACTGAGTTCATTCTCACAGGAATTCCCTACCCACTCAGACTAAGGACATTtctgtttgtgttctttttgcTAATCTACATCCTGACTCAGCTGGGAAACCTGCTCATTCTAGTCACTGTCTGGGTAGACCCGCAGCTCCATGCCCGTCCCATGTACATCTTTCTTGGTGTTCTCTCCGTCATTGACATGGGCATCTCTACCATCATTGTCCCCCGCCTCATGATGAACTTCACTCTAGGCATCAAACCCATCCCCTTTGGCGGCTGTGTTGCTCAACTCTATTTCTATCACTTTTTGGGTAGCACCCAGTGCTTCCTCTATACCTTGATGGCCTACGATAGGTACCTGGCAATATGCCAACCCCTGCGCTACCATATTCTCATGAATGCTAAGTTGAGTACCTTGCTTGTGACTGGAGCTTGGGTGGCAGGATCCATCCATGGGGCCCTCCAGGCTATCCTAACCTTCCGTCTGCCCTACTGTGGGCCAAACCAGGTAGATTACTTCTTCTGTGACATCCCTGCAGTTTTGAGGCTAGCCTGTACTGATACAACAGTCAACGAGCAGGTGACCTTTGTGGACATTGGGGTGGTGGTTGCCACTTGTTTCTCCCTGATCCTCCTCTCCTATGTACAGATCACTCAGGCCATCCTGAGAATCCGCACAACTGATGGGCGGCGCCGAGCCTTTTCAACCTGTGGGGCCCACGTAACCATGGTAACCGTGTACTATGTGCCCTGTGCCTTCATCTACCTGAGGCCTGAAACCAACAGCCCCCTGGATGGGGCAGCTGCCTTATTTCCCACAGCTATTACTCCTTTCCTCAACCCCCTCATCTACACTCTGCGGAACCAAGAGGTAAAGCTGGCCCTGAAGAGAATGATAGGAGGCCCTGGGACTAAGAGTGAGGTTTGA